One Novosphingobium sp. 9U genomic window, GACGCAATCGGCGCGCAGACTTCGGACGACGATTTCGCGCCGATCGTCGATGCGGTGATGGGCGGAAAGCGCGAGCGGCTCGGTCCGGAGCTGGCGCGCATGCGGGCGATGCAGATCTCGCCGGTCGGCTTGCTGCTGGCGATCGAGCGCCGCGTGGCGCAACTCGCCGCATTGTCCGCCCGGATGGGGCCAGGCCAGAACCTCGCGCAGTTCCTGGACGCTGAGGCGAACGCGCGGCGAATCTTCTGGCGCGACAAGGCCGTGCTGGGCGACCAGCTCCGCGCTTGGCGAGGGCCCAGACTCGAGCGCCTGGTGCAACGCATCCTGACCCTTCACCAGACCATGCTGGGCAACAGTGCGGACAGCGAACTGCTGTTGGCTCAAGAGCTTGCGACGATCGCCCGGCTCGCCGGTTCCGAATTGGCACGCAAACGATAAGGCGGCCACACGCAAAGCATTGCGCAAGAAAAGTTACGGGATTATACCTGTTGCACTGCAGCATTGGCAGTGTCGATGTGGCCGAATGGGAAAACATGACGGCGCTGCGGGGTGAAACCGGTTCAGGGAGCCAACAGCGAATGAATGCACCGTTCGCAGTGCGCCCGCTAGCGGGCACCGAAGCCGTCGCCGAAGAACTGGTCGTCGCCCCCTCGCTCGAGCGGCGAAGACTGCAGTGCTACCTTGCGCTGATGGTCGGCGACATCGTCTCGATCTTCGCCGGCTTCGGCCTTGCAGGGTACTTGTTCTCAGGGTGGGACGGGCTGTCGGACGCGCTGGTGCAGAGCGAACTGCTGCTGCCGGTGTTCCTGACGATCGCGCTCTACAATGGCTCGTACTCGGTTGCCGCCTTGCGCGACTCGTGGATCGGCATCTTCCGCTCGCAGGCGGCCTTGCTGCTTTCGGTGGCAGCGGTGGTCTTCATCGCCTTTTTCGCCAAGGCCTCGTCCGACTTCTCACGCCTGGGCTTCAGCAGCGGCACCATCTGCACCATCTTGCTCCTGCTATGGATGCGGCTGCAGATGCGCAGCTTCACGCAAGCTCGCTGCGGGGCGAACCCGTACAACGAACTTGTGATCGACGATGGCGGACCGCGCGTCGACATCCCCGGCGCGATCCGTGTGTCGGCCAGCGCAATGGGCCTCAAGCCCAACCTCAACGATCCGCACATGCTCGATCGCATCGGCCTGGCGCTGCGCAACATCGACCGCGTGATTGTCAGCTGCCCGGCTGCGCGCCGTGCCGACTGGGCGATGATGCTGAAGGGTGCCAACGTCGACGGCGAAGTGCTCGACGACGAAGTCGCGCGACTCGGCGCGCAAGGCGCGCGCGTCCACAGCGGGCACGGGTTGCTGCTGGTCTCGGCCGGCCCGCTGGGCCTACGAGACCGCATCATCAAGCGTCTGCTCGACATGGCGTTCGCCGGCACCGCGATCCTGCTGCTCTCGCCGCTCCTGGTGGCGGTCGCCGCCGCGATCAAGCTGCAGGACCGGGGCCCCGTGTTCTTCGTGCAGCGCCGCATGGGCCGCGGCAATCGCTTCTTCAACATGTACAAGTTCCGTTCGATGACGGTGGCGCTGTGCGACAGCGAGGGCAACGTCTCGGCCTCAAAGGACGACCAACGGATCACCCGCGTGGGCAAGTTCATCCGCGGCACCTCGATCGACGAACTGCCGCAGCTGTTCAACGTGCTGCTGGGCGACATGAGCCTCGTCGGCCCTCGCCCGCACGCGATCGGCTCGCAGGCCGGCACCAAGCTTTTCTGGGAAATCGATTTGCGCTACTGGCAGCGCCACAGCCTGAAGCCGGGCCTCAGCGGTCTGGCGCAAGTGCGCGGCTTCCGCGGCGCGACGGAGAAGGAGACGGACCTGACCGACCGCCTCCAGTCCGACCTCGAGTACCTCGAGGGCTGGACGATCATGCGCGACATCAAGATCATCTTCCTGACCTTGCGCGTCCTGGTCCACGATCGGGCGTTCTGAGGCTCCCTGATCCTCTCTCCGGCGGGGAGAGGATATGCTGCCTACTGCTTCTTGGGAACGCTGAAGGTGCCCGTCACCCGGCCTTCGGCCGAGGACACCCCGCTGTTGAGGTCCACCACGAAGCGGTTGCCGTGCAGGGTATCGCCGCCGCCGCGCTTCAGCGAGGCGTTGCCGACCATCGTGATCACTCGGCGGTTGAAGTCGTAGATACCGACATCGCCCGTCGCGATTTCATCGTTGCGGGTGACGGTCACGCCGCCGGTCGCAGTGATGCGCTGGATCTGCATCGAGCCCTGGTTGGTGAAATCGACCACCGTGCGAGCCGCGCGCAGGCGCAGCTCGGCCTGTTTGACGTCGACGTTGCCCGACAGGACGACGCGGTTCTGCTTGTCCTGCAGCTCGATCCGATCGGCGGCGTAATCCACCGGCGCATTGCTGTTGTGGCCCGAAATCGCCTGCGCACCCAGCTGCTGCGCGCCAACGATGCCAAGGCTCGCGACGGCACCGGCCAGGATCGCGCTGCGGAGGCGGTTGCGCGTCATTTCGGGATCCTCAGCTTGCCGGGCGTCATGCGTAACCGGGCGTTACCTTCGAGCTTCACGGTGCGGTCTTCCAGGTTCGCCTCGATCCGGTCGGCCCGAAAGGTGCCGGTCGGGACCGATCCCGAGACGCCGCCCGCCCCCACCGCGTTCTGCGACTTGATGTCGACCGCGACGTTGTTGGTCTGCATCCGGTAGCCGTCCGCAGCGGTGAAATCCACCGGTCCATCGACGGCGATCTTCTCGGTGTTGTAATTGTAGGCGCCGGTCGGCGCGCGGATCTCGGCCGGACCGTCGTTCAGCTTGAGCCGGGCGATCAGGTCGTTCAGCCGTACCACCGGCACTGCGGCCGTCTGCTGCACGGCGCTGCCGGCGGTGAGCACGAAAGGCCGGCCCTTGTTGTCGGCGCCTTTGTAGGCTGCGTCGGCGACTTGCACGCGCTCGTTGGTGATCGCCACCTTGTTGCGGTCGAGCAGGAAGCTGATCTCGCCGCGGGGGCTGAGCGGTACCAGGATCATCACGGCCGCCATCAGGCCGATGCCGGCCGGCAGGGCCTTGCCCAGGAAGCCGACCATGCGGTCGTGCGATCCGCCGGGCGCCGCGAACTGGCGCCGGCGGTTGCGGACCTGGGTGGCTTGGAGCGACATGGGATTGGCTCAGGCCGCTTCGTGGCTGAAGATGTCGTGTTCGGGCCAGCCGGCCAGGTCGAGCCGGGCACGGTGGGGCAGGAAGTCGAAGCAGGCCTGCGCCAGCTCGGTCCGGCCCTCGCGCGCTAGGCGCTCGACGAAGATGTCGCGCATGGCGTGCAGGTAGCGCACGTCGCTTGCGGCATATTCGCGCTGTGGTTCCGATAGTTCGCCCGCGCCCCAGTCGCTCGACTGCTGCTGTTTGGAGATCTCCTTGCCCAGCAGCTCGCGCACGATGTCCTTGAGGCCATGCCGGTCGGTGTAGGTGCGCGTCAGCTTGCTGGCGATCTTGGTGCAGAACACCGGCGCTGCCGTGGTACCCATGTAGTGCTCGATCGCGGCCAGGTCGAAGCGCGCGAAGTGGTAAAGCTTCAGGCGCTCCGGATCGCCCAGCACCGCGCGCAGGTTCGGCGCGGCATAGTCGCTGCCGACACGGAAGCGCACCAGGTGCTCGTCCCCTCCGCCGTCGGAGATCTGGACCAGGCACAAACGGTCGCGCGGGGTGATAAGCCCCATCGTTTCGGTATCGACGGCAACCGGGCCCGGCGCCAGGACGCCTTCGGGAAGATCTTCTTCGTGGAGATGGACAGCCATAAGCCTGGGATGCTTAAGGCTTGGCCCAAGCTTTCGCAATGGGCGCATCGGCCATGACCACCCACGATTCCGCCCGCTTGCTGCCTGACAGCTGGCGCAGAGCGCTGCAGCCGGTCCTCGAGCGGCCTGAGACGCAGGCGCTGCTGGCTCTCCTCGATGCCGAGGAAGCGGCCGGCAAACGCATCTACCCACCACGCGAAAGCCGGCTGCGGGCCTTCACGCTGACGCCGCTCGATGCGGTCAAGGTCGTGATCCTCGGGCAGGACCCCTATCACGGCGCCGGACAGGCCCATGGCCTCGCGTTTTCGGTGCCTGACGGGGTAAAGGTGCCGCCTTCGCTGCGCAACATCCGCAAGGAGATCGCGGCGGATCTGGGTCTCGCAGTACCGGCTGGCGGCAATCTCGAGCATTGGGCCGAGCAAGGCGTGCTGCTGTTGAACACCTCCCTCTCCGTTGAGGAGGGCAAGGCGGGCTCGCACGCCAAGCGCGGCTGGGAGGCTGTTACGGACGCGGCTGTTGCGGCTGTTGCGGCTCAGGCTCAGCCTTGCGTATTCATGCTGTGGGGTGCCCATGCGCAGAAGAAGGCCGAGCAGGTCGACGGTCGGGCGCAAGGTCCGCACCTGGTGCTGACCGCGCCGCACCCCAGTCCACTATCGGCGTGGACTGGGTTCTTCGGCTCGCGCCATTTCAGCCGGGCGAACACGTTTCTTCAAGCGAACGGGCGTGGGGCGATCGATTGGAGCTAAGCCGCCGCGTTGGCGTGCTTCGACAAGCTCAGCACAGGCGCTGTGCTGAAACCTGTAAAAGGCGAGGTTATCCAGTATCAATGCTTAGGCTCAGTTGCTGGACGAGAAGACCGAGCGATCGCAGCCTGCATTACGCTAATGCGCTACTCGGGCAGCAGTGCACGCCCCTCCAAGCGCGCCACCGCGTGCCGGACGACCTTGTCGAGCGCTTCGTTCGAGAAGAAACCGCCAGGGATAAGGCACCGGTCCACCAGGACCCGGCGCAAGGCAGCGAAGGTTTCGGGGTCGGGCCGGGCCGGGCTTGTCCAAAAGGCATCTAGGCCATTCTGGAAGGTGACGTCGGCAATATCGTAAACGGCGTGGCCCAGGGCGACAACGGGCACGCCTTCCGCCAGGGCGAGGGTTCCGCTAGTGCTGTTGATGGTTACCATCCCCAGCGCGCGGCGGGTGACCGGCACGATGTCCCCAGCAGGCAGGTAGTCGACCCGATCGGCGACACCCGCTTGCGCCGCGATGTCGGTGGTTTCCTGGGACCAGTCGCGCACGCCGTTGTCCAGCGGATGCTCTTTAACCACCAGGCGGGTATGCGCGGGGGCATGGGCGGCAAACGAGCCGATCACTAGCTTCAGCGCATCGGCAATCCCTGCGAACGGCGAGTGCAGGCGGATCTGCGCGTCGGAGTCGAGTTGCAGCGGGAAGATGAAATAGGTCGCGTCCCTATCTCGCAGACGCTCCAGCAGCATATCGCTGCGCCGCTGGTCGTCCTTGCGCCGGCGCAGCTTGCGAGCCCAGCCCATCCCTTCGATCAAAGGATGCCACGGCCGGTGGTTGGTCCAGTGCGGGTAGTGCCAGCGGGTGAAAACGTCCGCGGCGTTGTACAGCAGGCCCTCGATCGCGCGACGGCGGAAGGAGGAAGGAACTTGCGCGTGCGGCGGCACCGGGGGAAGGGCGGCCGCGGTTTCGCGGTACCATACCGGATCGCGCGGCAGCGAGGAGTGGCCGTTCACGCCGCCCAGCTCCAGCGTCACCCAGTCAGGCCGGATATAGCCTTCCTCGAACACGTGGACCAGCACGCCCATGTCGCGGCAGAGGCGGATGGCGGGCATGTGATGGTCCCGGCAGTCACCGAACAAGGTGACGTCAGTAACGCCATGCTGGCGGATCACCCCTTCCAGCCAGGCGGGCCATTCCTCTAGCGAACCGCGATAGTCGATGCCGCCGGGCAGGCGCCAGAACAGCCGGTCGCCGCCGTTGAAGTTGATCTTGTGGACATCGTGCCCGGCCCGGATCAGCTCCTGGCCAAGGCGCCGGAAAAGCGGCCCCATCAATCCTTGCAGCAGCAGTATCGATTTGCGGCCTCGATCGACATGGGGGCTGGAGGCGGGGCGGGGGGCACTCTGAAGGTGCTCTGACATGAAGACGGTTTTTCTGTTCCGGAACAATGGCGGCCAAGGGACAAGCGGCCGATAGAGTGTGGTTTCCTTGTCGATAACGCTCGCGCGCCGGGGCGACAAGCCCGTGCTAATCCGCTTCCCCTGAACACGGACTGTGCTGCTGGTGACAGTCCGTGCCTTGGCCGTTATGGCCCTGCGTCCGCCCGATCACGAGCACGTGCCGGCGCCGAGGAAGTGCCAGGGAAGAATAAGTGGCGTCAGCGTCCTACATTGCAGCGTGCCTGGGCGGGCTTGCGGGAGCGGTCCTGGTGGACATGCTCGCCCGGCCACGCGGATGGCGCAGCGGCGCGGGGCTGTGGTTGCTGGCTTGCCAGGTCATCGCGCTGTTCGGCGCCATGCTGGCGCTGTGCGGAAGCGTGGGCGTGTCGGTCGCCTTCGTGCTGGCCGTGCTGGCGCTGCTGGTGATTGCTTCCAACGCCAAGCACGCGATGCTGGGCGAGCCGCTGGTGTTTTCCGACCTGGCGCTTATCGCCTCGATCTTCCGTCATCCCCAGTTCTACTTGTCCGCGGTGGCGCCCTGGCAGCGGGTGGCCGGCGCGGTCGTCGCGCTGGCGTTGCTGTTCGTCATCGCGTGGCTGGCAGTGGCCGATCTGGCCCCCCACGCGGCGGGGCTGGCCACCATGCTGGGTGCACTGGCCTTGCTGGCGGTGAGCGTGCGCGTTTCGCTGAGGCACCTGGCCCGTGAGCCGCGCAACGAGGCGGACGTGCGTTGCCTGGGCCTGACACCCACGGTCATGCTGTACTGGCGGCGCTGGCAGCAGAGCCGGGACCCCGAGCCATGTCCGTCGGTCATGCGCCGCAGCCCGCACGCAGCGCCCGAGCAGGTGGTGATCATCCAGTGCGAGAGCTTCGCCGATCCTGCCGCGCTGTTCGGTGACCCGGCCTTGGCACTTGCGGGCCTAGAGGCGGCGCGGGGCCATGCCTGGCAGTACGGCAACCTGCATGTCAGCGGCTTTGGCGCTTACACCATGCGCACCGAGTACGCCGTGCTGTTCGGGCGCGAGGAGCACGAGCTCGGCTTCCGGCGCTACGACCCGTTCCTGACGGCGCTCAGCGAAGCGAGCTATGCGCTGCCGGCTAGGCTCGGGCCGCGGTGGCGCAGCCTGTTCGTCCATCCCCACGACATGCGGTTCTACGGTCGCGATGCGATCATGCCGGCCGCAGGTTTTGGCGAGCTGGTGGGAGAGGACCGGTTCGTGCCGCCGGCGCCGGGCGAGGGGCGCTACGTCACCGACACGGCGATGGCCGACGTTATTCTCGCATCGGCTCGGGCCGCGCAGGAGCCGAGCCTGCTCTATGCCGTGACGATCGAGAACCATGGGCCCTGGGCTCCCGACCGGACGTCTGAAACCGGCGACTTACCGGGCGATCTCACAGCCAGCTACTTGCGGCTTGTGCGGAACAGCGATGCGATGCTGGCGCGGCTGATCGCGGGCCTGGCTGATCTCGGCCGCCCGGCCATGCTGGTGTTCTTCGGCGATCACCGGCCCAGCATACCAGGAGCGACTAACCCCGCCGGCGATCGCCACACGCCCTATGTCATCATGCGCTTCGATACGGAGGGGCGGGCCATGCTCGGTGAGAAGCGATGCATCGACCTGACACCGGCAGGGTTGCACCACGTTGTTCTCGACCTGGTGCTCGGCGAGCCGGCTTAAGGCTGCTCTAAGCCGGCGGCGTGAGCGACAGCAACAAGCGGTCGCGCAAGGGGGCAGGGAGGAGCCGATCGAACAGGCGTAGGAGCGCGAAGGGCCAAGGCAGGATGAGGTGTGCCTGCCTACGCTCGACAGCCCGTACGATCCGCGCGGCCACATGATCGGGCTGCAGCGCCAATGGGCGAGCTTTTCCGTTTTGGTGCAATTCTGCCGGGTCGATGAAGCCGGGAGATACCAGCGTCACCGACACGCCATGCGGCCGCAGGCTCAGCCGCAGCGCCTGGGCGAATCGCGCGAGCCCGGCCTTGGTGCCCGAATATGCGGCGGCAAAGGGCAGGGCATGAAATGCCGCGGCCGAGCCGATGAAGACCAGCGCGCCCCTGCGACGTGTTGCCATGCGCTCGGTCAGGGCAGCCCCGATCGCAGCGGGTGCCGTGAAGTTCACGGTGCCAAGCCGCCTGACGAGCTCGGCCGATTCGACGAGGTCGCCCGCACCCCGGGTCTCGCCAAGTCCCGCTACCAGCAAGGCAATGTCGAACGGTGCGGCCGCGTCTTCAGCGCGAGCGGCTTCGAGCGCGGCGGGCACATCCGCGATGTCGAGCGATCGGGTGTCGACCTTCGCACCTGCAGCAAGGCACGTCGCACCGATGGCGGCCAGGCGCTCGGGATCGCGTCCCCATAAGGAAAGATGGGCGCCAGGCCGCGCGTAAGCGCGCGCGAGCGCGCCTCCCAGCTCGCCCGATGCCCCCGTCACCAGGATCCGGGTGGTCGTGGTCGGGGGCTGGGTAGGACCATCATTCGCCGCCACGACTATCACCATTCCGCTGCACCTGCGCTCAATTCATCCTATTGAAATCTATTGTTGCTTGACAGGTGAGCCGCGCTACTCTCCACGGTTATCGCAATGCCTTCTAGTATTTCCAGCTTGCCTCGGGCCCGTTTGTTCAAGAACGCGTACTTGGATAAGCTGACGTTGATGTCGCCCCGCACCTTCCTCGTAAGCTGGGCGCTGCTGCTCCCGGCGATCGCGTGGGTGGGCTGGGGTTCAGCCGATCTTTTGCAAGGGATCGGCCTGGTCGCCGCGGGCCTGCTGGCGTGGACCTTGTTCGAGTACGGGATGCATCGCTATCCGTTCCACTTCACGTCGAAGCAGCCGCTGCTGCGCCGACTGGTGTTCCTGATGCACGGCATCCACCACGAGAGCCCGAACGACCCCATGCGCAACCTTATGCCGCTGCTGGTCAGCCTGCCGATCTCGGCAGTGGCCTGGGGCAGCAGCCTGGCGTTGCTCGGCTCGGCGGGAACCTGGCTGTTCCTGGGCTGGATGACCGGTTACGTCATCTACGATCTGCTGCACTACGCCTGCCATCAGTGGCCGATGCAGAGCAAGCTGGGTGCCGCGCTCAAGCGCCATCACATGCTTCACCACCACTTCGACGAGAGCGGCAACTATGCGATCTCGGCGATCTTCTGGGATCGCGTGTTCGGCAGCCGGATCAGCTCGCTCAAGCGCTGAGCGCCTGCCGTTCTCTGCAGCGAACGGTCTTACCGCATCTCAAGCGCGTCCGTGCAGCCGGGCGATCGCCTCAGCCACGATCGCCATATGCTCTCCCCAAGTCGGCGCATGCCAGCGGGTGAGTCGCTCCAACTGCGCGGCGTAGCGGGGTCCCCGCGCGGCGTGGTCGAGGATCGCCGCCGCCCATCCCGGCCCGTCGAGCGGGTCGAGGTATTCGGGTACGTCGCCGCCTACTTCGCCCAGCGCTGCGATGGTGCTGCAGATCACCGGCGTTCCGACCGATAGGGCTTCGGCTACCGGCATGCCGTATCCCTCGGCGAAGGACGGCATCAGCAGCGCGCGCGCGCCGCGCAGCCATCTGGCAAGGCTCGCATCGGAACAGCCGCTCAACTCTTCGACATGGCCGACGAGCGCAGGACAGCGCTCCAGCATGTCGACGATCTGTTCGTTTTCCCAGCCTCGGCGGCCGATGACGACGAGGCGCGGAATCTCCGCGGGTGGCAGCGTCTCAGCGAAATGGCGCCATAGGTGCAAAAGCAAGAGATGGTTCTTGCGCGGCTCTATAGTGCCGAGGCAGACGAAGTAGGGGCGTCCGTCGCCCTGCGCCGGAGCGTTGCCGGCCCGCAGGGGCTCGGTGCCGAGCAGCGCGACATCGATAGTCGGCCGGCGGTTGCCGCGATCGAGCCAGGGCTGCACCGAGCGCGCCGTAGCCGCGGAGTTCACGATCACCGCGTCGGCGGTCGCCGCCACCGTTTCGATCCGTCGTTGGTGCAAGGCTGCGCCGCCGGGCCGGGCGTATTCGGGAAATTCGATGGGGATCAGGTCGTGCACCATGCACAGGAACCGGGCCTGCTCGCGAGCGAGGATGCGCTCGACCTTGGCCAGGTTGATCAGGTGGTGCGGCGAGGCCTGCACGTAGACCGCATTGGGCAGCACCGCCTTTGCGCGCGAGGGCAGCAACTTCGCGAGTTGCGGCATGACCGAGAGCAGCGAACGCTGACGCGGGTGCTCGTCCTGGCTTGACCATCGTTGGTCGAGTTCGTCGAGGTAGGCGAGGGCGGCCTTGCGGGGTAGTCGTCCGTAGAGGCCTGAGGGATGGACCGCCGCGAAGGTGAGCGCATCACCATAGTGCGCCAGCAGCCCGCGGGCATATGCCATCTCCACCCGGTCCACGCCCGAGGGCGTCGAATAGCGGACGCGCGAGATCAGGCGCGAGATGTCGAGGATGACTGCGCTCATCGCAACGCTCCAGTGACCCGGCGCATGATCCGGCCCTGCCAGCGGCGCAGCGGTTCGACCCACTGCAAGCGGTTGGGGGCATCGGCGTTGGACATGCGGGAAATCAGCACTTCGGGAGGGCAGGGCAGCTTGGTCACCGGGTCGAGGTAGCGCGGGTACAGGATCAGCACGCCAGCCACGAGCGCGTCGAGCGACAGCGCTCGCCCCCGCCGCGAGGGCAGCGCGCCAAGGTCGTGGGTCAGCCCCCATCCCGCATAGAACGGGGTGCCGTGGCAGGTCACGGCGCACCCGCGCAGCAGCGCCTCGAAGCCGGTGAGCGAGGTGATGACGTGGACGGCATCGACCGCGCCAAGCAGCGCAGCCATGCTGGGGCCGCGCACGATACGGTTTGCGATCTGGAGGATATCGGCGTCTGGCACCGAGCCCTTGCGATGCCCCGCGTCGACGTCCGGATGCGGGCGGAACCAGATCTCCGCGTCGGGTTCCAACGCGCGGGCGCGGCGCAGGAGTTCGAGGTTCGAGGTCAGCCCGCCCCCGCCGGCGAGCACCGACATGTCGTCTTCCACTTGCGCGGCAACCAGCACGAGGCGGCGTCCTGGCTGTCGCTCGGGCACCGGCTCGGCCGACCCGGCGGCGTACTTGCTGATGCCAGCCGCGACGATGGTGTCGCGCAAGGCGCGTGCGCGTTCGAGCAGGCGCTGGGAGAACTCCGTCGCGGCGAGGATCTGCTCCAAATCGCTCGGCTCGCGCGGATCGAAGTGGATGCCCGACGCATCGACCACCACCGATGCCGGGGGCACCAGATGCACGCCCAGGCCGACCGAGCGGACGAAGCCATCCTCCACGCGCACCAGCGGCACGTGGGCAGCGCGGCTGCGCGCGATCAGCTCTGGCGAGACACGCGAAGGCCAGATGGCGAGGGCGCCACCCGCGCGCTGTGCCGCGGCGCGTGCACGGTCGGCGCTGCGGAACATCCGCAAGCGCCGCTGCGGGTGCCACAGGAAGCGCCGGATTTCGGCCCGCTTCCACCAGGCCATGCCGCAAGCGGCGGCGATCGAGCGATTCGCCTCCAGCATCGCGCGCCAAGCGGCGAGCAGCTCGATGGTGGCTTCGATTGAGGACGGCGCGCCGGTGAACGGATCGCGCCAGTATGCGGACGTCAGCGCCGCGGCGGCGAGCGCGTCCAGCCTCGGTCCGTCATCACCCGGTGCGCCGAAGCGGCCGGGCGAGAGCACGCGCACTGTGACGCCGCTGATCCGCGCAATTGCGATCCACTCGTCGTCGCCATGGGCGACAAGGGACTGGGCCCCGTCCAAAGCGGACCATGGATCGACGTCACCACGCCATTCTCCCCCTCCGGCCGCGACGAGCCGCGCGAGCTTGCGCGTGATCCTTCGATCGGCGGCAATCCAGACCGTCGATCTGCGCTCGGCCGGAGCCATCGCAGTCGAAAGCTTCGTGGCGTCGCGGGTGTTGCGTGGTCGCACGACTGTCTCGGGAGGTGACGCGAGATACGCGCAATCGGCCCAGAACCGCCCGCCGACTCGCGCCCGGCGCACAAGCGCGAAGAGCTCGACCGCATGTCCGGGCGGCAGGCTCAATGTCTCGCCAGGCGTCGACACGGCGCCATCGGCGGCAGGGAAGGGCGGTGCGCGCAGCAGCGGAACGGTGGCCGGCATCACGGTCGTCGACCCCAGACTGGGACAGACAGCCCGCCATTCGCGTCGCGCAGGATCGTGCCGTAGCCTCCCGTCGGCAGCTTCAGCGATGCAGTACCGGAGATGGCGGCAAGCAGCTCGGGACGGGCGAGCAGCTCGGGACGGGCGAGCAGCTCGGGACGGGCGAGCAGCTCGGGACGGGCGAGCAGCGCGAAGCGGGCCGCGCCGTTGCTGGTGACGATGAGCGTCGGGCCATCTCGCGGCTCTGCGAACAGGGCGCGCCAGGCGGCGAGTCGCATCGGGGCCTCAACTATCCAGTCCGGCGGCGGCTCGGCGCGACTGTCCCATGCATCGAGCGCAGCCTGGCCGACCCGCGCCAGGACCGCGCTCTCGGCCATGTCCTCGTCGGGACCGTGGTCGATCTCGCGCAGCCAGTCGCACGATTCGGGAGCAGGGCTGGCCTCGAGGCATGCGGCGATCGTGCCGGCGGTCTGGCGTGTGCGCAGGAGCGGGGACACCAGAATGCGTGCGAAATGAAAGCCATGATCCGCGAAGTGGCGGCCAAGCGCCTCGGCCTGCGCCACGCCGCCCTGGGTCAACGGCAAGTCGGTGCGTGCTCCGATCCGCCGCGGCAGTTCACCAGGCTCAAATGTATTTCCGTGACGCACGATAACGAACATGGCGGCGCCATAGCCGGGCTGCGCACCGGAAAGCCAGTCCGGCTTAGGCAGGAAAGGGGTCGCCGAGCCGGGCGATCGCGGCCTCGGCCAGGGCGAGGTCGGCTGGTGTGTCGATGCCCGACATGGCGTGGACAGGCTGCTCGACCTCGATCGTGGCGATGGTCTTGCCGCCCTCGAGGAAACGCAGCTGTTCCAGTCCTTCGAGCTTTTCGTAGCGGCTCTGGGGAGCGGCGGCGAACCAGGCGAGCGCGCCCAGGCGGTAACCGTAGAGCCCCAGGTGCTGCCACACCGGAGAGAGCGTCCCTGCCTCGCGCAAGGCCGCTTCGTCCCGGATCGCCGGCAGGATCGCCTTGGAGAACCACAGCGCGCGGCCCCCTTCGTCCCGCACGCACGTAGTGCCGCTGAACGGCGAGGTCTGCTTGTGCTGCCGCAATCGGTCGAGCCGGTCCCAGGTCAGCTGATAGACCGGCGTCGCGACGTCGGCGCCGCTGCTGCGCAGTGTGGCGACCAAGCCTGCCACCACGGCGGGAGGAACGAAGGGCGCATCGCCCTGCAGGTTGATCACGAGCGCCGGAGCGGACGGCCGCGCGCAAGCTGCGGCATAGGCCCGCGCGGAACCCGAATCGAGCGCCGCCTCGGTCAGCGCGACTTCGGCGCCGAGTGCCTGCGCATGCTCGGCGATGCGCGCGTCGTCGGTAGCCACGACCACGTCGCAATTGCCGGCCTGCTCAGCGGTCGTACGGGCGATAGCCACCACACGCTCCAGCAAGGTGCGTCCGGCGATCTGCAGTAGCGGCTTGCCTGGCAGGCGGGTCGATCTGAATCGAGCCGGAACGACGATGAGGTCGCGAGTCACGTCAGGCGACAACACCTGCCCGGATGATGTCGTGCATGTGCACGATCCCCGTCAGCTTGCTGGTGTCGTCCACGACGAACAGCACCGACACGGCGTTCTCGTTCAGCAGCCGAAGCGCCTCAGACGCCAGAGTCGCCGATGTGACCGTGACCGGCCGCGCGGACATGTGCAGGCCGATCTTATCGTTAAGGTCATGAACGGCGATGCAGCGGCGCAGATCGCCATCGGTAAAGGCGCCGACCAGGACATTGTCCTCATTCACCACAGCGGTGCAGCCATAGCGCTTGAGGCTCATCTCGATCGTCGCGCTTTTCAGCGAGGCATCGCG contains:
- a CDS encoding LTA synthase family protein, which gives rise to MASASYIAACLGGLAGAVLVDMLARPRGWRSGAGLWLLACQVIALFGAMLALCGSVGVSVAFVLAVLALLVIASNAKHAMLGEPLVFSDLALIASIFRHPQFYLSAVAPWQRVAGAVVALALLFVIAWLAVADLAPHAAGLATMLGALALLAVSVRVSLRHLAREPRNEADVRCLGLTPTVMLYWRRWQQSRDPEPCPSVMRRSPHAAPEQVVIIQCESFADPAALFGDPALALAGLEAARGHAWQYGNLHVSGFGAYTMRTEYAVLFGREEHELGFRRYDPFLTALSEASYALPARLGPRWRSLFVHPHDMRFYGRDAIMPAAGFGELVGEDRFVPPAPGEGRYVTDTAMADVILASARAAQEPSLLYAVTIENHGPWAPDRTSETGDLPGDLTASYLRLVRNSDAMLARLIAGLADLGRPAMLVFFGDHRPSIPGATNPAGDRHTPYVIMRFDTEGRAMLGEKRCIDLTPAGLHHVVLDLVLGEPA
- a CDS encoding SDR family oxidoreductase; its protein translation is MVIVVAANDGPTQPPTTTTRILVTGASGELGGALARAYARPGAHLSLWGRDPERLAAIGATCLAAGAKVDTRSLDIADVPAALEAARAEDAAAPFDIALLVAGLGETRGAGDLVESAELVRRLGTVNFTAPAAIGAALTERMATRRRGALVFIGSAAAFHALPFAAAYSGTKAGLARFAQALRLSLRPHGVSVTLVSPGFIDPAELHQNGKARPLALQPDHVAARIVRAVERRQAHLILPWPFALLRLFDRLLPAPLRDRLLLSLTPPA
- a CDS encoding sterol desaturase family protein; the protein is MSPRTFLVSWALLLPAIAWVGWGSADLLQGIGLVAAGLLAWTLFEYGMHRYPFHFTSKQPLLRRLVFLMHGIHHESPNDPMRNLMPLLVSLPISAVAWGSSLALLGSAGTWLFLGWMTGYVIYDLLHYACHQWPMQSKLGAALKRHHMLHHHFDESGNYAISAIFWDRVFGSRISSLKR
- a CDS encoding glycosyltransferase family 1 protein; amino-acid sequence: MSAVILDISRLISRVRYSTPSGVDRVEMAYARGLLAHYGDALTFAAVHPSGLYGRLPRKAALAYLDELDQRWSSQDEHPRQRSLLSVMPQLAKLLPSRAKAVLPNAVYVQASPHHLINLAKVERILAREQARFLCMVHDLIPIEFPEYARPGGAALHQRRIETVAATADAVIVNSAATARSVQPWLDRGNRRPTIDVALLGTEPLRAGNAPAQGDGRPYFVCLGTIEPRKNHLLLLHLWRHFAETLPPAEIPRLVVIGRRGWENEQIVDMLERCPALVGHVEELSGCSDASLARWLRGARALLMPSFAEGYGMPVAEALSVGTPVICSTIAALGEVGGDVPEYLDPLDGPGWAAAILDHAARGPRYAAQLERLTRWHAPTWGEHMAIVAEAIARLHGRA
- a CDS encoding beta-3-deoxy-D-manno-oct-2-ulosonic acid transferase: MPATVPLLRAPPFPAADGAVSTPGETLSLPPGHAVELFALVRRARVGGRFWADCAYLASPPETVVRPRNTRDATKLSTAMAPAERRSTVWIAADRRITRKLARLVAAGGGEWRGDVDPWSALDGAQSLVAHGDDEWIAIARISGVTVRVLSPGRFGAPGDDGPRLDALAAAALTSAYWRDPFTGAPSSIEATIELLAAWRAMLEANRSIAAACGMAWWKRAEIRRFLWHPQRRLRMFRSADRARAAAQRAGGALAIWPSRVSPELIARSRAAHVPLVRVEDGFVRSVGLGVHLVPPASVVVDASGIHFDPREPSDLEQILAATEFSQRLLERARALRDTIVAAGISKYAAGSAEPVPERQPGRRLVLVAAQVEDDMSVLAGGGGLTSNLELLRRARALEPDAEIWFRPHPDVDAGHRKGSVPDADILQIANRIVRGPSMAALLGAVDAVHVITSLTGFEALLRGCAVTCHGTPFYAGWGLTHDLGALPSRRGRALSLDALVAGVLILYPRYLDPVTKLPCPPEVLISRMSNADAPNRLQWVEPLRRWQGRIMRRVTGALR